The following is a genomic window from Microtus pennsylvanicus isolate mMicPen1 chromosome 3, mMicPen1.hap1, whole genome shotgun sequence.
TTCGGtatgtttgatatttttaaagtacatGGATAAAGGTATTAAATGAGCATCAACTATCCATTCTATTTCAAGATGCAACCTCTTTATGGAGGTATTTGGTGGCAATGTAGAAGTAACATAGTTTATTCTCTGTGGCAAACAAAGACTTGTATGTACTTTAACAAAGACAAAATTAGATGAGAATTGAGGTGTGAGGTGCTAGATTGATAGCTAGATATCAGGATCAGGGATATGAAAGAGTCAGCCACCAGCAGACTGTCTTGACAGAGAGTGAAAAATACAGGTCTCAGATAGGGATCAAAACAatgaccacagggcagggaaccctgactgctctttggactggaaagggagggggagaggagtggggggaaggggagaggggtgggaggagggggagaagagtgggaggagggggagaagagtgggaggagggggagggaaatgggaggctggtgggaggaggtggaaatttgttttttttcttttctttatcctccttttatcaataaaaaaattaaaaaaaaaacaatgaccaaCACTGCCCAGAGAATCAAAACAGAGATAGATCCTTCAGGTCTTAAATACAGAGTAGTGGCTACAGATCTTGAGGCAGAATGCTAAAGCAGCCATGCTAGGTTTAAAGTGGAACTATTTAGGATCCAGACACAAATAATGGTTAGAGATCAGATCCAGACACAAATAATGGTTAGAGATCAGAGGCAGAAAAAACAAAGTATCTGTTACTTGCTTGATTATTGAGTACACATGGGAGGATTCTGCACACAAAGAAACTGATTAGTTTGGAAGAAAGAAGTATTAGCCAAAgggtgtaaaagaaaaaaagaatgatatattttattagaGCAAACAGCTGGAAGATGGAGGACCTCTGCAGGTTGGAGTCCACCTAGAAACTCTGGGTCACACTTTATGTAGGCATCTAGGTGCCCATCTTTTGGACACCTTCCTCCATTACTAGTCTGTGGGCATGGTTTtgcagtatttaaaatattttgggagCAGGTGTGACCTCTAGAACAGGAAGCCTCCCTTCTTAAAGGGGCTAGTTCTGACTTTCCGGATAAGTCAAGCTCCCATGAACCTCTTCAACCTCTCCTTTTCTGAGTGTTCAGtcagataaaataaattataaggcaatgtaaaatattttacattttctaggACATGCTTGTATCACCAAGTTAAACAAAATTTtggaaaacattatttaaaaaggatatataattttattgtcaACATTTTTATAATGCATGGAATCCATTCAGATTGATAATCTATTACTAATAGGTTGATCTTTACCCTCAGGTTTGGCACAATGTGTAGAGTAAAgtttatgttaattttaaaagtctgtttttGTGGTTATTCTTGCGCTTCTGTGCTCATGGTTGAAGCCATGGCTGCTGAAGTTGacttgcacacatacaaaaaaaaaagacatggaagtAAAAGGGAGAATATGTAGGCAGTAAGAGGGTTATTAAGTGGTGGTGAAAGTAATGGGACTGAAATTGGTAGTTGTACATTGTTCCCCAACAGGAACTTTTCAAAAACtaattttagtaaaataatttgttttatcaAATGGAGTAGAAAGAGAaactagaagaagaaaatatttaagtaaataccTGGGTTAACaatattatataaatgtttttatgttaaatttttgttttctgtagatCTGATACTTAACTACAACATTTGGATGAGTTGTTTAAACACGGACTTTCCCCAACCAACatcaaaaaatagtaataaataagaGTGGAAAATGGTTAAGAATGTTATATTTCTTACATTTACTTTGGAGATGTTTCTGAGTACTGCTAAAGTGTCTGGTGGTGgatattgtattttaattaactcAGTATTTTCAACAGATTCATCAACAACATGGAGGGTAGAAATCAAACAGTTGCCCTACAGTTCTTTCTTGCGGGACTAACAGATGATCCAGCTGTGCTACCACTCacattcagcttctttctctgcaTCTATCTGGTCACTGTCCTTGGAAACCTACTCATCATCATGGTTGTGAGTTTGGACCACCACCTCCATACtcccatgtatttttttctctctaatctTTCACTTGTTGACATATGTCTAAGTTCAACTACTATCCCAAAGCTTCTGGTTAACATGCAAACATGGGATCATACCATCACCTATACAGGCTGCCTCACTCAAGTCTGCTTTATTTTAGAATTTGCTTCTTTAGAAAACTGCCTCCTTGCTGTGATGTCCTATGATCGATATGTGGCCATTTGTCACCCTCTGAGGTACACAGTCATCATGAACGCTAGCCTCTGTGTTTGGCTAATTATATTGTGTCTGGTTATTAGCCTTGAAAACTCTCTCCTGCTTGGTCTGATGTTATTGAGGTTGTCCTTCTGCACAAATATGGAAAGCCCCCTAATCTACTGTGAACTTGCTCAGGTAATCAAACTTGCCTGCTCAGATACCCTAATCAATAACATTCTGATATATCTTTCAACATTCATCTTTGGTGGTGTTCCAATCTCTGGAATAATTTTCTCTTACGTAAAAATTGTCTCTTCAGTAATGAGAATATCGTCATTGAAAGGAAGGTACAAAGCTTTTTCTACTTGTGTCTCTCATCTAGCAGTTTTGTCATTGTTCTATGGTACAGCTCTGGGGGTTTACATTAGCTCTGCTCTGACTATTTCAACAAGAAGTACTGCAGTGGCTTCACTAATGTACACTGTGGTCCCTCAAATGATGAACCCCTTTATCTATAGTCTAAGGAATAGTGATATAATGAAAGCATTGAGGAAACTGAATCATTAGCAGATTATTTTTTGGCTTTGGACTTCACTGTTCAGAGTAAGTCACATTGATAGTGTATCTTGTGAGTTAGAATGCATATTTCTTCCTCTACTGTAGAATTTAAATGATTAgatgaaatataatataatttatatctcttcttgtctgtgttttctgactaTGATACTATATCTAGGTCTCAGATGTTTGACCCATTCCTTTAAATTTCTAGATACAATTTGTCTTCTTACTACATATAAGCAAAGACAGACATAGGGGCTCTAGATTCAGTGAGATGTACTACCGATATATATGTAATTAAAGTTACACTTGTATGCATTTATGAGTATGATATATATGCACTCATTAAAGTGGAATATAAGAATGTGTGTATCAAAATATATGAACTATTTAATACTAAGTTTAAGTCAGTTACTGTTGAGTAACTTTAAAGCAATACACTTTTATTTACCTCAAATAAGGATAGCAAAAGCAGATTCTGGCAAGTATGCTTGCAAATATTAATGAGTGTATTAAGATTATTAAAATTTAGCTGAATTGGGAGAATTTCTGTGACTTAAGTATAAATTCCCTATTCTACCATTTTCCTATCTTAAATGACTCAAATTCTACAGAAAAATCATGCACATCTTGGttccaaatgttttaaaaacaatataataatTATAGACTCAGAAAACATAAGgtgaacacagagaaaataatatgAACATTTGATACTTATGTTTACTTCAACCTTGCTAGTAATTAGGATTTTTGCTGCTCTTGGCAAACACTGCAATCTAGAGATAGGTGGATTGTTTGTCTACCATCTGAGATATTTAAAAGCGTAGTGACATTGTTCTGCAATGTAGAATTTTCTTTGGTAAATTCAGAAGATTATTCCCATCAAAATCCATCTtttttacttcctgttgctttctttCAAGGCACCAATTTCTGTCATTTCCTGAGTATTAGAATGCATATTATCTTGTTATTACCTCCTGCAAAGAACTGAATATTGAATCATTATTACATAGCAATACTACAGGTCACAGCAAGGATGCTTATAATTATAGTATAACCCACTCATGAAGAGGGTTTCACTCTAATTAGCAAGTACAATGTTAATCTAATAAGTAAATCATCATAAAAGTATTTATAAGATTAATGTCCATCTAACTCAGATAAAGTATTGATATTATTTATCACCCTCTCtgggaaaaaaattacagttCCTTAGTTTCAATAAGGGCCTAGGCACATATCTGCACAGCAGTCGGTATTTATAATACCATTTTCTTTTGTAATACATATTTAATTACTTGTGGTATCTTTTGATACAAGCAGATCATGCAAGCATATGAACAAATTAGTTACTTATCTGTAAATATGACTAGTACCTTGAGAGTAATGAAAGATATACAAAATTTTTCTGGGGTACTAGCAAAGGAAGGAGTTACTCATATCATACTAACTCCCTGGGGAAAGAAACTTTTAGTACTGTTGGGTTTTCAGACTGTATGCTTAGATGTGGCCAGGTCAGAAATGTCACCTACTGTgcaatgatatttcatttatgtgtgtcattgtgtatgtatatatgcatatacacatatatggatatatatatatatatatatatatatatatatatatatatatatatatatatatatatatatatatatgaaatgcaTGACAGGCAGACACCCATAATTACAggataaaatctaaaaataatatgacaactTTGAAAAGTTTAGTAGGTATTTCAGAGAACAACTCTAAGAATCCACAGAATTCAAACtacaaaacaaagccagaaaaGATGATGATAAATTATTGCACTTATCAATGTAGACAGTAAATAACAGCTTGTCAGAAGAACAAAGTGGGTAACTATAACTTAATGATTAGAATAATACATCAAAACCTGGTAAGTACTTTCAGTATTCACTTACTGAATCTTGGGGCTCCtaactttataaaacaaacactatTATGCCTAACTACCTCATCGATATTGGGAGAATACTAGTGGAAACTTAGTACCAATTTTCACATATTCATAATATAATTAACCAAAATATTAGCAAAGAAACATCATAAATAaattatacagaaataaagagaatttaaatatcaacgtaattaaatattttttcttataagagCATGAAAATTTcactaaaattgaccacattatAGGTAACAAATGAGAATTAGTAAATATATCACTTGATTAATTTTCTGAATCttataaaattacattatatGAAAcagtaataatcaaagaaaacaaaaaaatgcctATCAACTTCAGAGTGGGGGACATGGGTGGTTTTCAAGAAAGAGTAGCTGagaagagaataaatgggaggaagTAGTTTGATTATATATCAAACAACATAGCTCTTTAAATTGCAACATAAGCAAGTCAGTAACAAGGGAAATGTCTGAAGCCACACGAACACTTAAAGAATGTTAATATACATTTGAACTTAAGGGACACTGAAGAAAACAGTGGATTCACATGAATGGAGAGGTGGGGCAACTTTCAGAGGTGTTGAGAGAAGGAAAATtgtaatcaaaatatataatatggaaaaatctcttttcaataaaagaaaagaaacagactcaaaaGTATGAGAATTACCGACAAGACCTTCAGTAATACAGACAAAGAATGTTAACATATAATTTTGTTCATTTAGTGTCTGCCATTTGTAAATAAAAGAGCAAAATGAGCAAGTACTCTAATTCTTTGAATTACTACTGCATCTGTTGTAATGTTTCTCATTTAATCTATAATTCTAACTAATAATGAAAATTGTAGaccaatatttcttttttttataaacttatattttatttctataacatatttctttagcatttcaatacacacttatacataccacacacacacatatatacgcacacacatatatacatagacacacagtatacacacacacacacacacacacacatatatatatatttctagaagAGTCTCTTTAAAGTTACTACATCAGAGGCAGGGGCCTGGAGAGGTTAACAGGACATTTCTGATAAACAAAAATTCCCAAAGTTGATAAATACATTCAGCAAATTAGCAGACTTtaaaattaatacacaaaaatCAGTACCGTTTATGTGTACAAATGACAGCTTTACCAAGAAGGAAATCAAAAGGCAATCCAGCTCACAATAATACCAACAAATATGGAATAAATCTAACTAAGGAAGTTAAAGACTTACATAATCAATTTTTAAGACATTAAACATAGAAGTTGAAGTACCTAACAGAAGATAGAAAGTTGTTCATGGATTGGTTGAATAAAAATTAGGGAAAAGCTattacaaattcaatgcaatcctagTCAAAATTCCATTCTAATTTTTCacagaaagtaatttttttaaaaaattaacatggaAGCCACACACAACaaatattaagaaaaggaaagaaaaacaaatctatgTTAGATAAAAttatcctgaacaataaaagaatagCTAAAATAGCACTTTTGCTGATTTACAGTAATACCATAGATCTATACTTATAACATCAAAGTACTGACATAAACAGACacaattttaaaaggaagagaaataaagactCATAAAATCCAAATACCTACAACCTAGAGTTTTGTCTGAGACTGAAATTACCTACTGGAGGAAACAGAATATTTTCCATAAGTGGTGGTTTTCAAACTGAAAAGCTGCATGTAGAAAAGTGAACGAAATTCAACTCCAAAATTGAACTAAACATATCACCTAATACTCTTAgactgataaaaaaataaagtagaacatATACTTGAATTCAAAGGTACAATacagcacttttttaaaaaaaacagtagtaCTAGCATTAAGATCAGGAATTTTATAAATTGTTTGTCACAAAGCCAGAACTTCTGCAAAACAAAGGGCATCATTTATTTGAAGAATATgtctagaaaacatgaaaatatatatCAATTATGCACCTAACTTGAGGTTAGTCTTTAAAGtatacaaaatacaataaaacttaAGAAGAAAcaccaattaaaatgaaatatgaaaataatcaGCTAATTCTCAAAATACTATATATGAACAATTtattggtagaaaaaaaatgtcagtataGTGATCAGgaaattacaaataaatacacCTCAGGGATTTTATATTGATTGCCTTTCTAttgtaataaaagaaaaccatgaccaaggcaaattaCTTCAAGTAGATAAAGTCTGTTTTAGCTTTGACTGCAGATTGTGAGAGTCCATGATGGTGAAGTGAAAGTATGGTGgttcacatcttgaaccacaagaaTGAAAAAGAGTACAAACAaatatgatttatatatttagaCTCTCAAAGTCCACACCAAATGACATATATTCCTTACCAGAGACACACCTACTACAGCACTTCAAACAGCACTATCAACTTGACCTTAAGCACTCAGATGTCTGAGACTATAAGTGAAGAGTGATATCTCCTTCACACTACAATGTTCCATTCCCTGTCACAGCTGATAGTATAATGGCTATACCATGGTGTAAAATGCATTAAGTCCAACTTCAAAGCCCTTATAGTctattacatttacaatatctcAGAAGTTCACAATGTCTtctgaaactcaaagcaatctctTAATTATAAAAACTACAAACAAAATTGCATATCTATGCATTACCAATAAAAAAGAGGAGGAATAGGAATGTGAGGAGAAAATGCTGCATCAAAGTAAGGCATGGTCCAATACAATAAATGCAAAATCTATAAACAAGTCCAATATTTGAGACTTTAACTTTAAAGGAGTAGTTGTCTTTGTCCCTTATGATTACTTATCTTTCATGACCCTAAATCAAGGAACAGATGGATAATATTGGCAAGTTAAGCTATCATCTTGGGATGGGCCCTTGCCTGTCAAACCACATGAACAGCAACTTTTTTTGTAGCCATTTTCCAAAATTAGGAAAGTCCTTATGCTTTTTTAATGGTCAGAAACTTAGCTTAGTGTGGTCTCCCATTGTAGTCTCCATTTACATTACTCCACGGCTGAGCatgagacttcttattaagtctTAGTCAGAATGGCCAATATAAAAGGAACTATAGCATAAACTTGCTCAGTTATAGGGAAATAGCAACATTTTCCCCTGATTGTTGGAGGAGAAACTTCTGGAGTTTCTACTCCAAAAGTAATCAGTGTGAAGTTTTCTCGTAAATCTTAAAATAGTAGCCTAACTATACTACTCTTTTGCATAACCCCAAAGGACATTATAGTTTACAAGGGAGTTTATTGCATTTCCATGTTCACTcttgctctattcacaatagcctgGGAATAGAAATTGCTTAAATGACCATTAACTGATAATCagacaatgaaaatgtggtatatttactcAATGGAAaattattcaaattttaaaagcttaaatTATGAAAATCACTGTCTAATATATGGAATGAGACACAAT
Proteins encoded in this region:
- the LOC142846836 gene encoding olfactory receptor 7G2-like — encoded protein: MEGRNQTVALQFFLAGLTDDPAVLPLTFSFFLCIYLVTVLGNLLIIMVVSLDHHLHTPMYFFLSNLSLVDICLSSTTIPKLLVNMQTWDHTITYTGCLTQVCFILEFASLENCLLAVMSYDRYVAICHPLRYTVIMNASLCVWLIILCLVISLENSLLLGLMLLRLSFCTNMESPLIYCELAQVIKLACSDTLINNILIYLSTFIFGGVPISGIIFSYVKIVSSVMRISSLKGRYKAFSTCVSHLAVLSLFYGTALGVYISSALTISTRSTAVASLMYTVVPQMMNPFIYSLRNSDIMKALRKLNH